In Labrus mixtus chromosome 3, fLabMix1.1, whole genome shotgun sequence, a single window of DNA contains:
- the tor3a gene encoding torsin-3A yields the protein MLVRCLLPLLWALSAEADFFQFDSISNVSTYYFNYFYCNIWEGDCQPNQDDATQQVPTRDIWAGLPQDYVSLLHQWYCSLGQCCESGDCRITNNITGLARDLQKKLHGQHLAQSVVQKAIQGFINNPESNKPLTLSFHGWSGTGKNFVARIIADNLYRDGVKSECVRLFIAPFHFPHARLVDTYKGQLREAIRDMVLRCPQTLFIFDEAEKLHPGLIDAIKPYMDHYDNVDGVSYRRAIFLFLSNIGGATINDVALDFWHSGQNREDIGMEDLEHRLRAETMESQGGFAQSELMSGHLIDFFVPFLPLEYRHVKLCARDAYAARGLETDEATLDEVAKAMLYVPKEERLFSAQGCKSIPQRINFFLP from the exons ATGTTGGTGCGGTGTCTGCTGCCTCTGCTCTGGGCTCTGTCCGCAGAGGCTGACTTCTTCCAGTttgacagcatttccaatgttTCCACctattattttaattacttttattGCAATATATGGGAGGGAGATTGTCAGCCTAACCAAGACGATGCTACACAGCAAG TTCCAACCAGGGACATCTGGGCAGGTTTACCTCAGGACTACGTTAGCCTGCTGCACCAGTGGTACTGTAGTCTGGGCCAGTGCTGCGAATCTGGAGACTGCAGGATAACCAACAATATTACAG GTCTGGCGAGGGACCTCCAGAAGAAGCTCCACGGGCAGCACCTGGCTCAGTCTGTGGTTCAGAAAGCCATCCAGGGTTTTATCAACAACCCAGAATCTAACAAACCATTGACACTCTCCTTCCACGGCTGGTCTGGCACAGGAAAGAACTTTGTGGCACGTATCATTGCAGATAACCTGTACCGTGACGGGGTGAAGAGTGAGTGTGTCCGTCTGTTCATCGCCCCGTTCCACTTCCCACACGCCAGACTGGTGGACACGTACAAG GGCCAGCTAAGAGAGGCGATCCGCGACATGGTGCTACGCTGTCCTCAGACTCTGTTCATTTTCGACGAGGCCGAGAAGCTCCATCCAGGCCTCATTGATGCCATCAAACCCTACATGGATCACTATGACAACGTAGATGGCGTTAGCTACCGCAGAgccattttcctcttcctcag TAATATAGGCGGAGCCACGATCAATGATGTAGCGCTGGACTTCTGGCACTCCGGTCAAAATCGCGAGGACATTGGCATGGAAGACCTGGAGCATCGGCTACGAGCTGAAACTATGGAGTCTCAAG GTGGGTTTGCTcaaagtgagctgatgtctggcCACCTGATCGACTTCTTTGTGCCATTCCTGCCTCTTGAGTATCGGCATGTCAAGCTCTGTGCACGAGATGCCTATGCAGCACGAGGTCTGGAGACAGATGAAGCAACCCTGGATGAGGTTGCTAAGGCCATGCTGTATGTTCCCAAAGAGGAGAGACTGTTCTCAGCCCAGGGATGCAAGTCTATACCCCAGAGGATCAACTTCTTCCTCCCCTAg
- the calr gene encoding calreticulin, which translates to MMTALSLLVMAVSAASALAESAVYWREQFEDGDAWKSRWIESKHKSDYGRFDLTAGKFYGDAEKDKGLQTSQDARFYAMSSRFDDFSNQGQPLVIQFTVKHEQSIDCGGGYIKLFPSDLNQEEMHGDSVYNIMFGPDICGPGTKKVHVIFNYKGKNHLINKDIRCKDDEYTHLYTLIVNPDNTYEVKIDNKKVESGNLEDDWDFLPSKKIKDPEAKKPEDWDDRENIPDPDDKKTEDWDKPENIPDPDAKKPDDWDDEMDGEWEPPMVSNPDYKGEWKPSEIVNPAYKGKWIHPETDNPEYTADSEIYKYNSIGVIGLDLWQVKSGTIFDNFLITNDPTMAEEVGNDTWGKTKVAEKKMKESQEDEERKKREEDDKSRREEAKEEDEEEEEKDEEEEEEEDEEEEEGMEQEEEEEDDEGTDSKLKDEL; encoded by the exons ATGATGACAGCCCTGTCGCTGCTGGTGATGGCCGTGTCGGCCGCATCTGCTCTGGCCGAGTCTGCCGTGTACTGgcgagaacaatttgaagatgGGG ATGCCTGGAAGAGTCGCTGGATTGAATCCAAGCACAAGTCAGACTACGGCAGGTTTGACTTGACGGCAGGGAAGTTCTATGGAGATGCAGAGAAAGATAAAG GTCTGCAGACGAGCCAGGACGCCCGCTTCTATGCCATGTCATCCCGTTTTGATGACTTCAGTAACCAGGGCCAGCCTCTCGTCATCCAGTTCACTGTGAAGCATGAGCAGAGCATCGACTGCGGTGGAGGCTACATCAAACTGTTCCCCTCCGACCTCAACCAGGAAGAAATGCATGGAGATTCTGTTTACAACATCATGTTTG GTCCTGATATCTGTGGCCCTGGCACAAAGAAGGTTCATGTCATCTTCAATTACAAAGGCAAGAATCACCTGATTAACAAAGACATCCGGTGCAAG GATGATGAGTACACACACTTGTACACGCTGATTGTCAACCCCGACAACACTTACGAGGTCAAGATCGATAATAAGAAGGTTGAGTCCGGCAATCTGGAGGATGACTGGGACTTCCTGCCTTCCAAAAAAATTAAGGATCCTGAAGCCAAAAAGCCAGAGGACTGGGATGACAGGGAGAATATTCCTGACCCTGATGATAAGAAAACAGAG GACTGGGACAAACCTGAAAACATCCCAGATCCTGATGCCAAGAAGCCTGATGACTGGGATGATGAGATGGACGGAGAGTGGGAGCCGCCTATGGTCTCCAACCCTGACTATAAG GGTGAGTGGAAGCCCAGCGAGATTGTTAATCCTGCTTACAAAGGCAAGTGGATCCACCCTGAGACTGACAACCCAGAGTATACAGCCGACTCAGAGATCTACAAATACAACAGTATCGGGGTCATTGGACTCGACTTGTGGCAA gtCAAGTCTGGTACCATCTTTGATAACTTCCTAATCACCAACGATCCAACCATGGCAGAAGAAGTAGGCAATGACACATGGGGTAAAACTAAG GTGgcagagaagaagatgaaggaaaGCCaagaagacgaggagaggaagaaacgAGAGGAGGATGACAaatcgaggagagaggaggcaaaggaagaagacgaggaggaggaagagaaagatgaggaggaggaggaggaggaagatgaagaagaggaggagggcatggagcaggaggaggaagaggaggacgatgaaGGCACAGACTCTAAACTTAAGGATGAGTTATAA
- the LOC132959416 gene encoding cytochrome P450 2J2-like → MWLCDPFLLFDLKGLLLIIFGVLLMMYLLSKKDPPNFPRGPPSLPLLGNVFSIESKQPHIYLTKLADVYGNVFCIRLGRHKTVFVSGWKMVKEAIVTQAENFVERPYSPMVTRIYSGNSAGLFFSNGSVWRRQRRFAMAILRTYGHAKSSMEQRICEESCYLQEAMEKEKGVPFDPVHLLNYAVANIICQIVFGRRFDYTDRNFQNMLKNLTEMAYLEGSIWALLYDAFPVLMKHLPGPHNDIFSNYKCLEAAIRVEVERHKLDLDPSNPQDYIDSFLIEKHNRNGELGFDDGNLVLCCLDLFLAGSETTSKTLQWGLVYLINNHHIQVKVQAEIDAVIGATRQPTMADKHNMPYTDAVIHEIQRMGNIVPLNGLRKATKDTMLGGFLIPKGTSVMPNLTSVLFDKNEWETPDTFNPQHFLDADGKFVRREAFLPFSAGKRACLGEGLAKTELFLFFVSLFQKFDFSTLDGVELKTEGITGATRTPFPFKIYAKVR, encoded by the exons ATGTGGTTGTGTGATCCTTTTCTGCTGTTTGATTTGAAAGGACTGCTCCTTATTATTTTTGGGGTTCTCCTTATGATGTATTTGCTGAGCAAAAAGGATCCACCCAACTTTCCTAGAGGACCTCCATCTCTACCTCTTCTGGGAAACGTTTTCAGCATTGAATCTAAACAGCCTCACATCTACCTTACCAAG CTCGCTGATGTTTATGGAAATGTTTTCTGCATACGTCTTGGTAGACACAaaacagtgtttgtgtcaggCTGGAAAATGGTGAAAGAAGCCATAGTAACACAGGCTGAGAACTTTGTGGAGCGACCTTACAGCCCGATGGTGACCAGAATTTATTCAGGGAACTCGG CGGGTCTTTTCTTCAGTAATGGGAGTGTGTGGAGGAGACAGCGACGTTTTGCAATGGCTATATTACGTACCTATGGTCATGCCAAGAGCTCAATGGAGCAGAGAATCTGCGAGGAGAGTTGTTATCTGCAGGAGGCGATGGAGAAGGAGAAAG GTGTGCCTTTTGATCCTGTGCATCTATTAAATTACGCGGTGGCCAACATCATCTGCCAGATTGTGTTTGGGAGACGCTTTGACTACACTGACAGAAACTTCCAGAACATGCTGAAGAATCTGACGGAGATGGCCTATCTAGAGGGCTCCATCTGGGCTCTA CTTTATGATGCATTCCCAGTGCTGATGAAACACCTGCCAGGGCCACACAATGACATCTTCAGCAACTACAAATGTTTGGAGGCAGCTATCCGAGTCGAGGTTGAGAGACACAAGTTGGATCTGGACCCCAGCAACCCACAAGACTACATAGATTCCTTTCTGATAGAGAAA CACAACAGAAATGGCGAGCTGGGTTTTGATGATGGTAACCTGGTTTTATGTTGTCTGGATCTGTTTCTGGCTGGAAGTGAAACCACTTCAAAAACGTTGCAGTGGGGCCTCGTCTACTTGATCAACAACCATCATATTCAGG TCAAAGTCCAGGCAGAAATAGATGCCGTGATCGGAGCGACTCGCCAGCCCACCATGGCCGACAAACACAACATGCCCTACACGGACGCTGTGATCCACGAGATCCAGAGGATGGGAAATATAGTTCCTTTAAATGGACTCAGAAAGGCCACCAAAGATACAATGCTGGGAGGTTTCTTGATACCAAAG GGAACCTCCGTGATGCCCAACCTGACCTCTGTGTTATTTGATAAGAATGAATGGGAAACTCCTGACACCTTTAACCCTCAACACTTCCTGGATGCTGATGGAAAGTTTGTGAGGAGGGAAGCATTTTTACCTTTCTCTGCAG GAAAGCGTGCATGTCTGGGCGAAGGTCTGGCAAAAACGGAGCTGTTCCTGttttttgtcagtttgtttCAGAAGTTTGATTTTTCGACCTTGGATGGAGTTGAGCTGAAAACGGAAGGAATCACTGGAGCTACACGCACGCCTTTTCCCTTTAAGATCTACGCAAAAGTCCGCTGA
- the hook1 gene encoding protein Hook homolog 1 — MEQMDENKTGLTDSLIIWLQTFNTPAPCRTVEELTTGAGISQALHQIDPAWFTDGWLCRIKTDVEDNWRLKMNNLKKILQMVLDYYNEVLAQEISDFPLPDLVLVAEHSDPVELGRLLQLVLGCAVRCERKQEYIQIIMTLEESVQHVVMTAIQELMSKESVSSFAAERSGDLEQQLKKALDDLSELVAEKEALSQRCEELDIQVTVLQEERNSLLAENDVLTDRANQLDTFDDPSTASGRKHSQLQQQVEALQEENFRLEAAKDDYRIHCEELEKQLIEVQHRNDELTGLAEESRALKDELDVLRNCSDRVVMLEASVETYKRKLENLGDLKRQMKLLEENNMTYMQNTVSLEDELRKANAARAQFETYKRQVQELLRKMSEETRRADNLAFEMKKLEEKHETVMKEKERIIIERDSLKEINEELRCTQVQEHQLSKAGMLPSGSPSHDNLAAELIPVEYREKFMCLQHENRMLRVQQEECEREKIATLQADLEEAHKSRSELDTEIRLSRERNSELQQQVEDLQRALQSQAAKPDDSNLKRKLDAHMVQLNEAQDEIMKKKELLEDLQPDNTQTSLKLDELMAALKKKDDDMRAMEERYKMYLEKARNVIRALDPKLNPATAEIQALKNQLADRDKQILNLERQCEQARLREYEEKLIVTAWYNKSLNFQKLAIESRLGGYSSSMMTPGPSFLSQQRQVSNAPRRALSISVPSSK; from the exons ATGGAGCAAATGGATGAGAATAAAACAGGTCTGACGGACAGTCTCATCATATGG cTGCAGACCTTCAACACtcctgccccctgcaggacagtgGAGGAGCTGACCACTGGAGCAGGAATATCACAGGCACTGCATCAAAt agaccCAGCGTGGTTCACTGATGGATGGCTCTGTCGTATAAAAACTGATGTGGAGGATAACTGGAGACTGAAG atgaACAACCTGAAGAAGATCCTTCAGATGGTGCTGGATTATTATAACGAG GTTTTGGCCCAGGAGATCTCAGACTTTCCTCTCCCGGACCTGGTCCTGGTGGCAGAGCATTCGGACCCGGTGGAGCTGGggaggctgctgcagctcgTATTGGGCTGTGCTGTCAGatgtgagaggaaacaag AATACATTCAGATCATCATGACGCTGGAGGAGTCTGTGCAGCACGTCGTCATGACAGCCATCCAGGAG CTcatgagtaaagagtccgtcagttcTTTTGCAGCAGAACGTTCTGGAGACCTGGAACAGCAG CTGAAAAAAGCTCTGGACGATCTTTCTGAACTCGTAGCAGAAAAAGAAGCTTTAAGTCAGCGCTGTGAGGAGCTCGAcatacag GTGACAGTTCTTCAGGAGGAACGTAACAGCCTCTTGGCAGAGAACGACGTACTGACCGATAGAGCCAATCAGCTGGACACGTTTGATGACCCGAGCACGGCATCAGGGCGGAAACACAGCCAGCTGCAACAGCAGGTGGAggctctgcaggaggagaactTTAG ACTTGAGGCGGCTAAAGACGACTACAGGATCCACTGTGAGGAGCTGGAGAAGCAGCTGATAGAAGTTCAGCACAGAAACGATGAGCTGACTGGTCTGGCTGAAGAATCTCGCGCTCTGAAAGACGAATTAGACGTTCTGAG GAACTGTTCTGATCGTGTGGTGATGCTGGAGGCCTCAGTGGAAACATACAAACGTAAACTGGAGAATCTGGGAGACCTGAAGAGACAGATGAAGCTGCTTGAGGAGAACAATATGACCTACATGCAGAACACCGTCAGCCTGGAGGATGAGCTACGAAAAGCTAACGCTGCCCGTGCTCAGTTTGAGACCTACAAGAGACAG GTCCAGGAGCTGCTCAGGAAGATGtctgaggagacgaggagagcaGATAATCTGGCCTTTGAAATGAAGAAGTTGGAAGAAAAACACGAGACGGTGATGAAGGAGAAAGAG AGGATCATCATCGAGAGAGACTCTCTGAAAGAAataaatgaggagctgagatgCACTCAGGTTCAAGAGCACCAGCTTTCCAAAGCAG GGATGCTTCCCTCAGGCAGCCCCAGCCACGACAACCTGGCAGCCGAGTTAATCCCAGTGGAGTACAG AGAGAAGTTTATGTGCCTTCAGCATGAGAACAGGATGTTGCgtgtgcagcaggaggagtgtgagagGGAGAAGATCGCCACCCTGCAGGCCGATCTGGAGGAGGCTCATAAGAGCCGCAGTGAGCTCGACACAGAGATCAG GCTGAGTAGAGAGCGAAACagtgagctgcagcagcaggttgaagaTCTGCAGAGAGCGCTGCAGAGTCAGGCGGCGAAACCAGACGAC tcGAACTTGAAGAGGAAACTCGATGCGCACAT ggTGCAGCTGAACGAGGCTCAAGATGAAATCATGAAGAAGAAAGAGCTGCTGGAGGACCTTCAGCCCGACAACACACAGACCT CGCTGAAGCTGGACGAGCTGATGGCGGCTCTGAAGAAAAAAGACGATGACATGCGAGCTATGGAGGAGAGATATAAGATGTACCTGGAGAAAGCTCGAAAC GTGATTCGAGCTCTTGATCCAAAGTTGAATCCAGCCACAGCGGAGATTCAGGCTCTGAAGAACCAGTTAGCAGATCGAGACAAACAGATTCTGAACCTGGAG CGTCAGTGTGAGCAGGCACGGCTGAGAGAGTACGAGGAGAAGCTGATCGTCACAGCGTGGTACAACAAG AGTCTGAACTTTCAGAAGTTGGCGATTGAATCACGTCTTGGCGGCTACTCGTCATCCATGATGACACCTGGACCATCCTTCTTGTCTCAGCAGCGGCAGGTCTCTAATGCCCCCCGCAGGGCACTCTCGATTAGTGTGCCTTCCTCCaagtaa
- the si:dkey-183n20.15 gene encoding RING-HC_RNF170 domain-containing protein isoform X1, which translates to MLYSDAVSLHFTSSCHTQFTCSTSAMHQQRAMYRQDCILPDSPAGHLWSSRPAMCTPEQSASRWSCQQDSNQSCPVCLQTASFPVQTNCGHLFCAPCLMAYWRHGSWLDAVSCPLCRQKVSVLCHLFSDSRSDRQSKEVLVEITDYNKRYSGTRRRVTDYLCDAPLLLHVLVRGLGTMGGLVWLFLFRVALCCVRTLVSFASCSLESPSSPTAPLETISSLCGLLGVLDDLAVVILLLICVININQQMAPDTGGERGSV; encoded by the exons ATGTTGTACAGTGATGCTGTCAGTCTGCACTTCACTTCCTCCTGTCACACACAGTTCACCTGTTCTACATCTGCCATGCACCAACAAAGAGCCATGTACAG ACAGGACTGTATACTCCCTGATAGTCCTGCAGGTCATCTGTGGTCATCCAGACCTGCGATGTGCACACCTGAGCAGTCAGCATCACGCTGGAGCTGCCAGCAG GACTCCAATCAGTCGTGTCCGGTCTGCCTGCAGACTGCCAGCTTCCCTGTCCAGACCAACTGTGGTCACCTGTTCTGTG CTCCCTGTCTGATGGCATACTGGAGACATGGCTCCTGGTTGGACGCCGTCAGCTGCCCTCTGTGCAGACAGAAG GTCAGCGTGTTGTGTCATCTATTCAGCGACAGTCGATCAGACCGCCAGTCAAAGGAAGTCCTTGTGGAAATAACAGACTACAACAAACGTTATTCTGGAACTCGAAGGAGG GTGACAGACTACCTGTGCGATGCCCCCCTACTCCTGCACGTACTGGTCCGGGGCCTGGGAACTATGGGAGGACTGGTGTGGCTGTTCTTGTTCAGAGTGGCTCTCTGCTGTGTGCGGACGCTGGTGTCTTTTGCCTCCTGTTCCCTGGAGTCCCCCTCCTCACCCACAGCCCCTCTGGAGACAATCTCCTCCCTCTGCGGACTGCTGGGGGTCCTGGACGACCTGGCGGTGGTCATCCTGCTCCTGATCTGTGTTATCAACATCAATCAGCAGATGGCTCCagacacaggaggagagagggggtcAGTGTGA
- the si:dkey-183n20.15 gene encoding RING-HC_RNF170 domain-containing protein isoform X2, with translation MHQQRAMYRQDCILPDSPAGHLWSSRPAMCTPEQSASRWSCQQDSNQSCPVCLQTASFPVQTNCGHLFCAPCLMAYWRHGSWLDAVSCPLCRQKVSVLCHLFSDSRSDRQSKEVLVEITDYNKRYSGTRRRVTDYLCDAPLLLHVLVRGLGTMGGLVWLFLFRVALCCVRTLVSFASCSLESPSSPTAPLETISSLCGLLGVLDDLAVVILLLICVININQQMAPDTGGERGSV, from the exons ATGCACCAACAAAGAGCCATGTACAG ACAGGACTGTATACTCCCTGATAGTCCTGCAGGTCATCTGTGGTCATCCAGACCTGCGATGTGCACACCTGAGCAGTCAGCATCACGCTGGAGCTGCCAGCAG GACTCCAATCAGTCGTGTCCGGTCTGCCTGCAGACTGCCAGCTTCCCTGTCCAGACCAACTGTGGTCACCTGTTCTGTG CTCCCTGTCTGATGGCATACTGGAGACATGGCTCCTGGTTGGACGCCGTCAGCTGCCCTCTGTGCAGACAGAAG GTCAGCGTGTTGTGTCATCTATTCAGCGACAGTCGATCAGACCGCCAGTCAAAGGAAGTCCTTGTGGAAATAACAGACTACAACAAACGTTATTCTGGAACTCGAAGGAGG GTGACAGACTACCTGTGCGATGCCCCCCTACTCCTGCACGTACTGGTCCGGGGCCTGGGAACTATGGGAGGACTGGTGTGGCTGTTCTTGTTCAGAGTGGCTCTCTGCTGTGTGCGGACGCTGGTGTCTTTTGCCTCCTGTTCCCTGGAGTCCCCCTCCTCACCCACAGCCCCTCTGGAGACAATCTCCTCCCTCTGCGGACTGCTGGGGGTCCTGGACGACCTGGCGGTGGTCATCCTGCTCCTGATCTGTGTTATCAACATCAATCAGCAGATGGCTCCagacacaggaggagagagggggtcAGTGTGA